The segment TTTTTTTTATAACAAGGAGCTTTACATTGTTAAGACAGGTATTAAAGTCAAAGATTCACAAGGCCACTGTAACCGATGCTGATCTTAATTATATTGGGAGCATAACAATCGATAGAGACCTCATGGATATCGTCGATTTTTGGAAGGGAGAAAAGGTATTGGTGGTGGACAACACAAATGGTGCTCGGCTTGAGACTTATGTGATTGCTGGCGAAAGGGGTTCAGGAACAATTTGTATGAATGGTGCGGCCTCTCACCTTATTAAAAAAGGAGATGAAGTTATCATCATATCTTTTGCCATAACAGATAAGCCGATAAAGGTAAAGAATATCCTGGTTGATAAGAACAATAAATTTGTTCGTTTTCTTTAAAATGGGGCATAAAATAATCATGCCCTTCGCGCCCATAGCTCAGGTGGATAGAGTGACGGATTGCGGATCCGTAGGTCAGAGGTTCGAATCCTCTTGGGCGCGCCAAGATAAAAAAACAGAAGTGAGAGACAAGGGATGAAGGATCGATTGTCTATTTTTTTGTTTCTTTCTTCTGATCTTAGAAATCTGAAAAAAGGAGAGATGGCCGAGCGGTTTAAGGCGGTTGATTCGAAATCAATTGTTCCATTTTTTGGGACCGGGGGTTCGAATCCCTCTCTCTCCGCCATGAAAAAGAATTTTTAAAAGCATCTGCTTTAAAGATTTATGGAAAAGGAGAGGTGCAAGAGTGGTTTAATTGGCACGCCTGGAGAGCGTGTGGGCGGCTAAAACTGCCCCGTGGGTTCGAATCCCACCCTCTCCGCCAAATTTTGTTACTTGCTCTTAACCTTTTATTAATAGGAAACATTCAGTAGAAAACAGAAGATTAAAGGTCGTGCTAGGCGGGGAGGTAGCGGTGCCCTGTAACCCGCGATCCGCTCCAGCGGGGCTGAATTCCTATTAGCGGCTCAATTCTTTATAAAAATATCTGTTTGTAAGTGGTGTTGATTATCGGGTCTTGTGCAATAAGAGGTTGTGAACCCCGTCAGGTCCGGAAGGAAGCAGCGGTAAGCAATTTTCTTGTGTGCCGCAAGGAAACCTGATAGGAGCTAACTACAGAGAGATTTTTTATAAAAAGGTGTCAATAATAGGTGCACGACCAAAAGGATAGGAAAAAGAGGGAGTCTTATGTCATATGTGGTCATAGCCAGGAAATGGCGTCCCAAGACCTTTGATGAGATTGTAGGACAGCTCCACGTCAGTCAGACACTCAAGAATGCGATAGCCAACAAAAGGATTGCCCATGCTTATCTCTTTGCGGGGACGAGGGGCATAGGAAAAACCACAACAGCCAGAATTATGGCAAAGGCCTTAAATTGTGTAGATGGTCCAACCCCAGAACCTTGTAATCAATGTATTGAGTGCAGTGAGATTTCATCAGGAAGAGCCTTTGATGTTATTGAGATCGATGGGGCATCAAACAGGGGGATAGATGAGGTAAGGGAACTTCGAGAAAAGGCTGTATATGCCCCTTCAAGGGGAAGATATAAGATTTATATTATTGATGAAGTTCATATGTTGACCATGCCGGCTTTTAATGCCCTCTTAAAGATTCTTGAAGAACCCCCAAAGCATATCATATTTATGTTTGCGACTACAGAGATAAATAAGGTTCCGATTACTATTTTATCAAGATGTCAGTGTTTTGACCTCAAAAGAATTTCTATACAGGATATTGTCAATCATCTTTCTATGATATCTGAAAAAGAAGGCATAAAGATTGATAAGGAAGATCTTTTTTTAATTGCAAAGAGCGCTGAGGGAAGTATGAGAGATGCTCAGAGCCTTTTAGACCAAATCGTATCCTTTGGAGGTAAAGAGATAAAGAGGGAGAGTGTTATCACGATTTTGGGTATTGTTGATCAGGAGATTTTTAAAGGGCTGATGGAAGGTATAAGCAAAAAAGACGCTGATAGCCTTTTAAAAATCATACAAGACCTTACTCTTTACGGTCATGATATAGGTCTATTCTGTAGGAATTTATTGGAGTTTATTCTAGGCTTGATGATAACGAAGGCTTCAAAGGATTCCTATTCTTTGATTGAGCTTCCCAAAATAAGAGTTGATGAAATGAAAGATTTAGCATCGAAGTTTTCCACTGCGGAGCTCCATCAGATATTTGATATCTTAAGCACAACAGAGGTGGAAATGAGGCAATCAACCGATCCTCTCCTCCCGTTTGAAATGGCCCTGTTAAAGTTGACAAAAATCAGGTCCTTGAAATCTGTAGAGGATATGATTGAGAGATTGAGTGGTATTGAGAAATCCTTTACAGAGAAAGATCTTTTAGAAAAAAGTCAGTCTACAAAAATATTTCAAGAAAAGACTGAAGAGGAAAAAATATCTTTGCCCGAAAAAATCTATCCTCAGGAAGAGAAGGCTGAAAGTGTGGAAGAATTAGAGGATATGTGGTTAAAGGTAATCAAACATTCAGAGAAGAAGAAAGAGTGGCTTCCCTCT is part of the Nitrospinota bacterium genome and harbors:
- the panD gene encoding aspartate 1-decarboxylase codes for the protein MLRQVLKSKIHKATVTDADLNYIGSITIDRDLMDIVDFWKGEKVLVVDNTNGARLETYVIAGERGSGTICMNGAASHLIKKGDEVIIISFAITDKPIKVKNILVDKNNKFVRFL
- the dnaX gene encoding DNA polymerase III subunit gamma/tau is translated as MSYVVIARKWRPKTFDEIVGQLHVSQTLKNAIANKRIAHAYLFAGTRGIGKTTTARIMAKALNCVDGPTPEPCNQCIECSEISSGRAFDVIEIDGASNRGIDEVRELREKAVYAPSRGRYKIYIIDEVHMLTMPAFNALLKILEEPPKHIIFMFATTEINKVPITILSRCQCFDLKRISIQDIVNHLSMISEKEGIKIDKEDLFLIAKSAEGSMRDAQSLLDQIVSFGGKEIKRESVITILGIVDQEIFKGLMEGISKKDADSLLKIIQDLTLYGHDIGLFCRNLLEFILGLMITKASKDSYSLIELPKIRVDEMKDLASKFSTAELHQIFDILSTTEVEMRQSTDPLLPFEMALLKLTKIRSLKSVEDMIERLSGIEKSFTEKDLLEKSQSTKIFQEKTEEEKISLPEKIYPQEEKAESVEELEDMWLKVIKHSEKKKEWLPSVLEHLSPLSLKGDILELGFLKKNNFCIESIKENMALINEATREALGKKIKLKVNETVIEGKSEIKKEEEASKKDISEKEILKEAQDIFDAKVVEEKKITKK